The nucleotide sequence CGCGGAGAACCTCGAAGAACCGATCGACCTCGTGCTGATGGACATCATGATGCCGGAGATGGACGGACTCACCGCCATCCGCGAAATCCGCAAACGCCGGGAATGGAGCAAGCTGCCGATCATCGCCCTCACGGCGAAGGCGATGAAGAGCGATCAGGAACAATGTCTCCAAGCCGGTGCCAGCGACTATCTCTCGAAACCGCTCGATGTCGAAAAACTCCTGTCCTTGATCCGGGTGTGGATGCCGCGTTGACCAAGGGCGAACCGGAATGAAGGTCGGGGGATTTCACCGAGGACGCCTGAAAAGCCAGATGCCTGTGGCGAGCAGGCACAGTACCGCGGCACGAGGTTCAGGGACCACGTCGAACTCCAGTTGCCAGCTCACCAAAGTTCCCACATCGCCGCCCTCCATATCGGCGAGAAACAAGCTCCATTGTCCGTTGGGATCCATACCGGTGAAATTGGAGAGCAACGAGGTCCTCGGATCTGCGGCAAGCACAGCATCAGGATCGGTGGTCCGCCCGTCGGGAGCCCATACCCCGCCGAGCTCACCTGCCAGAGGAGTGGTTTCGTTTCCAAAAAGCGTTGTCCGGTAGGTGTGGACATCCCCCGAGGCGGCGTCATCGGAAAACTGTACATTGAAGCCGCTGTCGGAGTATCCCAAACTGTTGGTTGAGGTCCTCCCCACCCGGTTCATGAGCACCGAATTCTTCGAACCTCCGATCAACTGGACATAGTAGTCGCCGGCCATTCCGCCAGTCACCTGGATGCTCACCTTCACGCTCTGGATCTGGTCATAGGCGGTGATCACGGTCCGGGTGTCGCTCAATCCAAGCGCGGAACCATCAGGAATCGCCTGGTTGACGTTGTAATTGAACGTGATGATCGCGGCATCGGTTTCCTCCATCAGAATTACCGATGTCAGAAGACTGGTCAGCAGCGGTGCGAAGCGGCGTATTCTCATAACGGAGGTGGTTCACTCAAACATTGTTCTCAGGGAAGAGCCAGTCGATAGAAGCGGGTCGGGAAACCCGCGGCATCGGCATCCACAAATTCGAAAATTCCGTTGGGCCCCGCAACCTTCGTCGCGAGGGTTGTCCAGTTGACCATGTCGCTGGACGCCTGGATCACGTAACTTCGTCCCGGGATACCCACCATCCTGAGTCCCATCGTGCCATCCGGCAGGGACGACAAGCCTACGGGATTGGCGTTGGTGCCGAAGGCGGACAGCACCGTCACCGTGACGTTGCCAGTCGCGGTTCCTCCGAATCCGTCGGACAGCGAATAGGTGAAGGTGTCGGTTCCCGTGAAAAGATCCGGAGGCGTATAGGTGACCTTGCCGTTCAACAGCGTGATGGTTCCCCCCTGGCTGGTCAGCGGGCCGGGCAAACTTGCCGTCAGCACATCGCCGTCGGCATCGGAATCATTGAGAAGCAACTTCTGGATTTTGATGGCCACAGATTGTCCCTGCATCACCGATGTGGAGTCCGCACCAGCGACCGGAGCGCTGTTGGCACGCACCCG is from Luteolibacter yonseiensis and encodes:
- a CDS encoding proprotein convertase P-domain-containing protein, which produces MRIRRFAPLLTSLLTSVILMEETDAAIITFNYNVNQAIPDGSALGLSDTRTVITAYDQIQSVKVSIQVTGGMAGDYYVQLIGGSKNSVLMNRVGRTSTNSLGYSDSGFNVQFSDDAASGDVHTYRTTLFGNETTPLAGELGGVWAPDGRTTDPDAVLAADPRTSLLSNFTGMDPNGQWSLFLADMEGGDVGTLVSWQLEFDVVPEPRAAVLCLLATGIWLFRRPR